The DNA sequence CCGGTCGAACACCTCGGCATCGGCGAGGGCGAGTTCCAGGAGCAGGCTCTCAGCCTGAGCAACCGGATCGGTGCCCCATCCCGCATCGGCGACACCCGGATCCTCGAAGGCGCGTAGCACGATCAGCAGTGCCTCCATCTCACGCAGCCGTCCGATGGCCTGCCCGTTGGGTGAGCCGTCGGCGGAGTGGAGCGCCGGCAAATCGACGAGTTCGAGCACCGCGTGAGTGATCTTCTTCGAACCCTCCACCCGGGCAGCGGCCTCGAGCCGGTCGTCGGGAACCCGGGCGACACCCAGGTTCGGCTCGGTCGTCGCATACGGGTGAGGGGCGGTGACGGCTTCGAGGCCGGTGAGGGCATTGAAGACGGTCGTGCGACCGGAGTTGGGGAAACCGATGATGCCCAGGCGAGCCATTGGACGGCGACGATACCCGCCCTGCCCCACCACCCGGACGTCGGGACCGAGACGCGACCGGTCAGGCGACGGCGCCGACCGACCTGAGATGCGCGATGTCGCCCTCGGAGTAGCCGAGATCGGCGAGCACGACGGCGCCGTCCGCCCCGGGTGGTCGACCCGGCACCGGAATCGTCGGCACTGAACCCCCGAACCGCGGAGCTGGTCCCGGCTGCACGATGCCGCCCAGATCCACGAACGTCCCCCGAGCCGCCAGGTGGGGGTCGGTGGCGACCTCGCCGAGAGCCAGCACGGGAACGACGCACGCATCCGTCCCGGCGAAGGTCGCCGTCCACTCGTCTCTGGTACGCGTGGAGAAAACGACCTCGAAACACTCTCGCAGGGTCGGCCACCCCGAACGGTCGTACTGATCGGGCAGGTCGTCCTCGTCCAGGCCCAGCCCAGAAAGGAGCTGCCGGTAGAACTGCGGTTCGAGCGCCCCCACCGCCACATGTCGACCATCGGCAGTGGCGTAGCACCGGTAGAATGGGGCACCGCCGTCCAAGAGGTTGTCGTCACGCTCGTCCGACCACAGACCCTCGGCGCGCATGCCGTGGATCATGGCGGTGAGCAGCGCGGCACCCTCCACCATGGCCGCGTCGACCACATCGCCCTTGCCCGACGATCCTCTGGCGACCAGGGCGGCGAGGATGCCCGAGACCAACATCATGGCGCCACCACCAAAGTCGGCCAGGAGGTTGAGCGGGGGTGGTGGCGGACGATCGGCAGGCCCGATCGTTCCCAGTGCCCCACCGAGGGCGGCATACCCGATGTCATGACCTGCCTCGCCCGATCGGGGACCGTCCTGTCCCCAACCCGTCATCCGCCCGTAGACGAGGCGGGGATTACGGCCCAGGCAGGCGTCGGGACCGAGGCCGAGGCGCTCCATCACGCCGGGTCGCAAACCCTCTACGAGCACGTCGGAGCGCTCCACCAGCCGCAGCGCCACCTCGACCGCGTCGGGGTGCTTGAGGTCGAGACCGATCGACGCCGACCGCCCCCTGAGCAGCGGGTCCCGCGGCGCCGGCCCCCCGCAGGCCTCGGGTCGTTCGATGCGGACCACTCGCGCACCCATGTCAGCGAGCATCATCGAGGCGAACGGCCCCGGTCCGATCGAGGCGAACTCGACCACCGAGACGCCGTCCAACGGGCCGGTCACCGCGTCGCTCCCGACTCGACCACCGTGTGATCCGTGATCGGGTGGCGGCTGAGGACGATGAGGTCCTCGAGCCGATCCCGCATCCCCTCGACATGGCTCACCAGCACCACGAGACGGCCAGTGCCACCGGTGACGAGACGCTCGATACCGTCCATCGCCAGGTCGATGTGCTCGGCGTCGAGACTCCCGAAACCTTCGTCGAGGAAGAAGGCGTCGAGGCGACCCCCCTGTCTCCCCACCATCTCGGCGAGTGCCAGCGCCAGGGCCAGGGAAGCCAGGAACGATTCGCCTCCACTCAGGCTGTCGGGGCGGCGGCGGCCCTCTGCGGCGGACAGGTCCAGGATGTCGAACTCCCCGTCGTCGGAGAACCGATACCGACGGCCGCTGAGCGTCTCGAGGTGGTCACCGGCCAGACCGGCGAGAACCTGCCGTCGCTCGCCGAGCACGTAGTCGAGGAAGGCGGCGGGCCGGAGGTCGGTCATCAGGCGTTCCAGGAGCGACGCCTGCTCCACCAGGCCGACCTCCCCTTCGTCGAGGCGATCCAGCTCGGCCAGGCGGCGCTCGATCAGCTCCACCTCGGTTGCCAGCGCGGTCACTGAACGGTCGGCCTCGGTCATCACCTCGACGAGATCGTCGCCAGCGGCGAGTCCGGCCGATTCGAGGAGCCCGGTGCGTTCGAGACGAGCCGCTTCCAGCACCTGACCCAGCTGATCGTGGGACTCCCCCGCCGCTCCCCGCCGCTTCAACCATGTCCGCCGGATCCCGTCGAGGGCGGCGGCGAAGGACGATGCGTCGGCGCCGACGTCGATGTCCAGGTCGAGTCGCGCCACCAGCCTGTCGAGCCCGGATCTGAGGGCCTGGACGCCGGTGCGGGTCGCATCCCGATCCACTTTCGCCGTGTCGACCGCGGCACGCGCCGCCTGTTCGGACTCACCCGCCGTGCCCGCCGCGACTTCCGCGGCGACCACGGCCTCCCTCAGTTCCGAGAGGCGGACCTGCGGGTCGCCATCCCCGAGAAGCTTCGCCGTTTCCTCTACCAGGAGAGCCACCTCGGCCTCGAGCCGCGCCACACCGTCCGTCGCCGCGGTGAGGGTTGACTCGGCGTCGCGATGACGACCCGTCGCTGCCTCGAGCGCCGCTTCCGCCCTGGCGACGGCAGCCTTCGCCGCACTCTCGCGCCCCCTGGCGTCGGCGCCCTCGGTCACGATCCGGCCCAGCGCCGCCTCGGCTTCACTCAACTCCGGCGGTGTTTCCAACGACGGCACGGACCGCACCACCTGCTCGCACACCGGGCAGGGCTCGCCGACCGAGAGGTCCGATCGCAGCGCGTAGGCGCGGCTCCGGCCATGCGCGTCATGGAGTGCCTGACGGGCTCTCTCCTCCTCCAGGGCAGCGGCCGCCGAGGCGCTGGCCGCGACCTCCACCTCGGCCGCGGCCGCGGTCAGCGCAGCCTCCGCCTCGGCGACGGCTTCTGCTGCCGCGGCCACCGCCGCCTCCAAAGGAGGGACCCGGGACTGATCACGCTCCACCGCTGCCCGCGATGCCTCGACTCTGCTCACCAGGTCGCTGGCCGCGTCCAGCGCCTCTCTTCCGCCAGCGGCCCCGAGCGCGGCGCCGTGGGCGGTGCGGGCCTCGGTGGCGGTTTGGGTGGCGGCAGCCAGCGCCTCCTCGGCCGCGGCCACCGCGGTCTCGGACTCGGCGAGTGCCGAGAGCACGCGGTCGGCATCCTCACGCGACGGGATCGACGCCGACAGCTCGTCGAGGAAGGTGACGTCCTTGGCGGCCGCCGCTGCGGCTGCCTCGGTGTCTCTCAGGCGCTCGTCGACCTCACCGACGCGAGTCCGCATTTCTCGCACGGTCTCAGCCCGGGAGGTCGCCTCGTCGAGCGCCCGCTGCTTCTCCGGCAGGGCGGTGCGGTCGGTCTCCGCAGATGCTCTCCGCTCCTGCAGGACCTTGAGGTCCACCGAAACCGCGTCGAGGCGGCGTTTGGTGGCGTCTCGCATGGCGTCGAGCCGATCGAAACCGAACACCCCTTTGAGCACCGCGTTGCGCTCGGTCGGTGTCGCCTCGAGAAACTGGGCGAACTGGTTCTGGGCGAGGAGCACCGAACGCCGGAAGGCGTCGAAGTCGAGGCCAAGGATCCGTTCCACCTCGGCGGTCACCTCGCGCTCCTTGTCGGCGACCTCACGCGCCTCGCCGTCCTCGAGGCGATACAGGGTGTGTGCGGAGGCCCCGGAACGACGAAGCGCCCGCACCGTCCGCCACGTCGTGCCGTCTACTTCGAAGGTCAGCGACACCTGAAGGGCATCACGGCGCTGGTTGATGAGGCTCTTGGTCCCGGAGCCGATTCGTGGCGTCTTCCCGTAGAGGGCGAAGGCGATGGCGTCGAGGATCGACGACTTCCCGCTGCCGATCGGTCCGACGATCCCGAGGAGCGTCCGGTCGGTGAAGTCGAACATGACCGGCTCGGCATAGGACCGGAAGCCGCTCAGGGTGAGCTCAGTCGGCCGCATCCGCCACCTCTTCGGCGATCTCTCTGAACAGGGCCATGAGCGGGTCGGACGGCTCGGCGGCGTGGGTCTCCAGGTGATAGGCGGCGTACAGCTCGTCGAGGCTCACCCCGGCCGCGACTGTGCCTTCCACCGTCGGCCGGTCGTACTCGGGCCGCACCTTGACGACGTCGGGGAAGCGCTCCCGAACCTGATCGAGCAGACCAGGCTCGGGACCGTCGGTGCGGACGATGAGGTCGAGGAGGACGCCATCGAGGTCGTCGCGGGCAATCAACTCCTCCCAGGTGCCCGATGCCGTCACCAGGCGACGGCCGCCGGTGATCGGCACCGACCTGACCGAGGCCGGCACCCCCGGTTCGAGGTCCACCACGACGACCCGCTTCTCCTCGCCGGCCTCGCCGAAGTCCAACTGGAGGAGCGACCCGGCGTACTCGGCCGGGACGATCGACCCCGGGACCGGCTGCGGAGCGTGGATGTGGCCCAGGGCGACGTAGTCGACGGCGCTGGGCACGGCGGCCTCGGTGGCCGCATAGGCCTCGCCGATGTGGAGGTCCCGCTCGCCCCTGGGTACCCCGGTGCGCACTTTGACGCCGCCGACCATGTAGTGGCCGGCCAACACGGTCGCGTCGGCGTCAGAGGTTTCCTCGGCGAGGGCCTTCGCATAGGCCTCGGTGATCTTGCGCACCCGATCGGCATAGGTGCCATACCACTCGTCCACCTTGGCCATGAAGTCCACCACCTGCGCGGCACGCAGGAACGGGAAGCACGCCACCAGCAGCCGGGCGTCGCCGATGGGGAGAGCGACGATCCCACCGTCCCGTGGGCCGCGGATCGACCCGATCAGACGGACACCGAACGGCCTCAGGAACGGGTCGAGCGTGTCGAACAACTGCGGCGAGTCGTGGTTGCCGGCGACGACCACCACCGGACGGGTCCCGCCGGCGGCGAGACGAACCAGCCCATCTAGCCCCAGCCTGAGGGCATCGACCGGCGGCACCGCCCGATCGAAGAGGTCGCCCGAGTGGACGACCGCATCGACCGACTCACGCTCGGCGATGGCGATCACCTCGTCGATGACCTCGCGGTGCTCCTCCATGCGGTCGTGCCGATCGAGCCGCTTCCCGACATGCCAGTCGGAGGTGTGGAGGAGTCTCATTGGGGTGACTCGATCATCAGTGACGAGTTGCGGACGGCAGACCGCAGACGGCAGAAAAACAATCGCTCACGGCATCTGCTTTCTGCCATCTGCTCTCTGCAATCTGGGCGAGCTCATGCGAGCCCTACGAACGGATCGTCGCCGGAGTCGTCGACCTCCTCCTTGCGGGTCGCCCACGGTGGGAAGGGGAAGTCCACTACCAGGGGGACCGGGATCGCCGGTTGGGACACGACCATGGTGCCGGGCTTGAGCAGCCGGGCCCGGGCCCGGGTGGAGGGCAGCATCCATCCGTACTCCGACCTCTCGGCCTCGGCGGCATCGAGACGGCCGGTGACCCGCACGGCGGCGTTCTCCAGCACCTCCGGCGCCACCCGTGACGCCGTCTGCTGGGCGCCGACGAGCAGTACCCCCAGTGAGCGACCGCGCTGGGCGATGTCGATGAGCATGTCCTTGATCGGGCTCGATCCTTCACGGGGCGCGTACTTGTTGAGCTCGTCGAGGACGACCACCGACAATGGGAACCGCTGGCCGCTGCGTTCCTTCTCCCCGAAGGTCTCGGCGAGCAGCGCTCCGACGACGAACCGCTGGCCGAGATCGTGGAGCGACTGGATGCCGACGACCGTCACCTGGGACTGTGACCGGTCGATTCGGCGGCTGTCACCCGCCTGGATGAGGTGGCCGAGACGGATCACCGCAGCCTGCATGCGGCGCATGAAGGCGGACACCGTGCCGCCCTGGACCCGACCGGTCCAACGGGGATCTGGTTCGCCGTCGGGGGGGTCGAGGAATTCCTCCAGCGCCAGGAACAGGCTGTCGAGGTCGGTGATGACCCGCTCGCCCTTGTGCGGGTTGACCATTGCCCCATGACCATGCCCCTCAGACGGGTCACGCAGGACGATGGCGCCGGGCTGTCCGGCGACGTCGACGGCGAACCGCCGCAGCTGCGCCTCGACGCGCTCGGCGACGAAGGAGATCTGGTTGCGGGTGTCGGAAGCGTCGGTGAACACGAACCGCAGCAGGCCCTCGTTGACGAACTCGCGGGGGGTCCAGGCGAACACCGATACGTCCTGGCGGCCGGCGATGTCGGCCACCATGACGTCGCCCGACCGCGGCTTCGGTGGCGCCCACAGCGACACCGAAGGGAAGGGCTCTGGGGTGACCCCCAGCACGCCCCACGCCCGGGCGGCATCCGCCGAGAAGTCCTTGTTGCCCTTGTCCAGCCACAGCAGGTCCTCGCCCTTGACGTTGAAGACGAGTACCCGCAGGTTCTTGCCGGCGTCGCCGACGATGTCGCGGCGCCCCGTGAGCATCCTCAGGAAGAACAGGGCGAACGAGGTCTTGGTGGCGACCCCCGAGATACCCGATATCGACATGTGGCCGCCCTTGCGTCCGTCGAAGAAGTCGACGTCGACGTACACCGGCAGGCCGTCGCGGCCGAGGCCCACGGGTAGCGGCCGGCCCATCTCGTCGGCGTAGAGCGCCTTCTCCCGGGCCTCGCCGGTGGCCCTCGCCACGGCACCTCCCGGATCCGGCGACACCCACAGCTCGGGATCGACCCGGATGACGGCGATCTGTGCCGAACGCACCTTCGCCGCCGGCATGCTCCCCTCCTCGGCGATGCGAAAGGTGTCGGACTCGTAGGTGGCGCCCTCGAAGATCGCCTCGACCTCGGTGACCACCCCGTAGGTGTCGACGGTCCCGGCTCCGGGCACGTCGGTGCGAGTCACCACGAGGTCATCGAGCTGCAGGTACTCGCCGTCGGCGATCGCCACCCGGAACTCACGGGTGTTGGCGTGTTGGTTGCCGAGAACCCGTCCGACGTTCATGCGGCCGCCGCCAGGGCCGATCGCAGCGACCGCAGCACCAAGCCGGCGTCACCGAGCAGATGGCGAAGATGCCTTTCCAAAGCGCCGATCGGCACGAGGTTCTGTGGTGCCCGCGGATCGATGTGAGGTTCGGAACCGACCGTAGGAAGGACGGCGGCGCAGCGATCGGCGATCATCGACACCCGTTCCCGGTCCAACCCGGCAGAGGCTTCGCAGCGGACGATGCCCGCCCACGAGTGGCCGGCCCCGCGTTCGGCGAGCCGCAGGTACCAGGAGTAGCGGCGGTAGCCGCCCTCCCCGATCGTGAACAGGGGGCTGCGGTGCCCCGCCGGCAACAGACCGACGATGCCGGCCTCGTCACCGGTGAGGTAGGTACGGCGATGGCTCTTCACGTAGCCGATCTTGTCCCCTGGGGCGTACTCGTAGAGGGGGCCGTCGGCGACGACGAACAGCCCGTCGCCGGCGAGCTGTTCGGCGAGCCGCGCCTCGGCGCGGCGCATCGCATCGTGCACGGCGCTGATCAGTGACGCAGGATCGTCGTCGGGGACCGAGATCGGTGTGTACACCAGGCCACCCTCCAACGGAGGCAAACCCGGAGCCTGCCCGGATCCGAGGACCGCCACCCGCCCGACGGTGGCGTCGACCACGTCGCTGCGCGGCACCCGGCGGTCCCAGATGACCGCCCCGACACCGTAGGAGGCACACAGGCCGGCAACCGGGCCGGTGTCAGCGTCCAGGAGCAGTCGAGCGTCGATGCGGCGCACGCCGTCGACGAAGGCGACACGCTCCACCCCGTCATCCGCACCGGGGATGGGCTCCCACGGTCGATCCTCCACGGTCACGTCCACCGACCCCTCGGCGGGGGTCAGCTGATCGTCGTGCTCGACCGCGGCGCCGTACTCGGGAGCCCAGCCTTCCACGTGGAGTCGCATGGGTCGGAGGGTAGTGAGCAGGGGTGACGCAAAGGCTCAGCGGCCTCCGACCGCTTCGGGTACTTGGTACTTGGTACCTGGTACACGAGTTCGAGATGCCCGGTCATGCATCGACCCAGGAGAAGGCTGCGGTCGGGGCTCCTACCAGGCGGTGGTCGACGACCTCTAGGCCGATGTCCTTGAGAAAGCTGGCGACGTCAAACGGGCGCTCGTTGCGGCTGCGGCTGCCGTAGGCGCCGAGGACGAAGCGTCCACCGGGAGCGACGAATTGGTCGAGGAGTCTCCGTACGAAGGCCTCGAGGTAGTCGGCGGGCACGCAGTCCCAGATGGTGTACACCACGTCGTATCGTCGGGGTGGCTCCCAATCCCAGGCGTTACCGACGTGCAGATTGTCGGCGAATGCCGGGAGACGCTTCCGAGCGCGTGCGACGAGCTCCTCGCCGATGTCCACCCCGTGGGGAACGATGGCGTACCCATCCTCGGCGGCCCATGCCACCAGGCACTCGAGCAGGTACCCGTTGGCGCAGCCGACGTCGAGCAAGTCCGCGTCACGATCCACCGCGTCCAGGATGGGCCGCCGTTCAGCCTCCCACCGCTCCGGACCCCCATGGAAACCGGATCCGACGATGGGGTCCTCCGCCGCCAGGTAGTGCCGCTCCAGCTCCCGCAGCTCGGCGATGAACTCAGGAGGCAGCGAGGTGTCTGGCATGGACGCAAGCTAACGCCTGCAGGCTGCAGCTGACTCGTACCAAGTACCAAAGACCAAATACCAAGTACCAAATACCAAGTACCTCGACCCGGTAGCGTTACCCAACTGACTCACGGAGGCACCGAATGCAAAGCGGCTGTTTCGCCTGCGACGTAGTCCTGGAGGCCGACCACTCAGAGGCGGTCGCCGACCTGTTCATCGCCCACGCCGCCAAGGCGCACGAGTGGGACAATCTTGAAAGCGGCCCATGAGGTAAGTCGCGGGACTGTTCCCCGATTACAGGTGAACGTGAGTCATGACGATTCGGCCGAGACCTTCGCGATTCCTAGCGTGACCAACGGTCTGCCCTCAGAGGAGTTCGCCCTGCTGCACGACTCGCCCCACGATGGCCTCCCAGGAAGGTAGTGAATCGGTCCCGAAGTAGAGCTGGGGCATTGTTTCCTCGTAGGCGGCTCGCAGTCGCTGCGAGACATCCGAGTCCAGCGCGAACGCAAGACTCTGCGCGAACCCATCTTCCGGGCGTACCTCAAAGGGCTGTCCTGTCTTCGCAAAGTGTGCGGCGGTGATCTCCGCGACCTCATCCATGATTTGTTCGACCTGATTTCGGTCGGCAAGGAAATCAAGTACTCGTGCGTCGGCGAGTAGCTCGTGGATGTCATAGAAGTGTCGACCTACGCGTCGATTGGCCGCGAGTCCTGGGTTGGATCCGATGTGCATCGCTTCAGCGTGTATCCCTGCCAGCTTCTCGAGCAGCGTTCGACCGGGATGAAGGACCACAAGCTCGAAGGGCTCCAAATCTGGGAACTCAGCGAGGTCTGTGCCTGCTTGGGCGAGCTCACTTCCAAGGAGGCTGCTGCACATCACCCGCCCAGAAGGTTCGGAGCCACCGCGGGTCCCCATCTCAAGGAGAACACTGGTCTGGATCAGGTCAGTGGCCTCACGGAGAGCCGGGTAGTCGATTTCGTAGGAACGATGCCGGCCCGTCTCGGCACTTCCGACAGAAGTTGCGGTGCCGCCGATGCCTTCCGCCGCGTCGGCGGACATAGCCTTCATCAGCTTGTCGGTTGCGCCTCGGCCTCGGTCGCCAGGAAGCACGAGGATGTCGATGTCCTCAGAGAATCGCTGGATCAGTCCGTAGCCCTTGGACAGACTGGTCCCTCCCTTCAGGATGAAGTCACCGGCGAACTCGGATTCCAGCACGCTTAGGACCTCGCTCACCCAGTAGTCCTTCTCGACCGCGGTGGCGCTGATTCCTATTCGTTCGGCTGCAGCATCGATGGTCGGCCCGAACTCGGGCAGGTCGCGAAAGTGCGGCGAATCGGTCATTGTCAGAGCCCGAAGGCGAGGTCATCGCGTGCCAGTGGACTGCGGGCTCTCGGGACACTCTCGGCTTCGTCAGACCGGTTTAGAGCGGTGAGGAGCTTGCGCAGCCGCTCGCGGACACGGGGCGGCTCGGTCGTTGAAGCGCGAACGATTCGATCGACTCGAACCGTCCCGTCGCGGGCGAGGGCTTCGACTCGGTCCAAAGCCTCGGCGAGAGGGACTTCGACGAGACCCTCCCAATCGCGCAGGGTTTCAAGCAACGCTACTTCAGCCGGGCGAAGACGCTCGTCGCGGCGTCTCGCGCTGGCATTACGGCTGACGAACTCGACGCCTCGGGCCTTTCTTGGGACTCGTCCTGGTATTGCCATCGTCTCGATGCGAGGGACCTGTGTAGTGAGTCCAAGCATGAGTGCTGCACTCAGCGAGGCCGGTCCCACTCCGGGCTCCTCGACAACTTCCTTAACGAGACGCTCAGTCGGGGGTGGGGCCATCCCCAGTCGCGTCTCTGCGCCCCGCCAATAGAGACCTCGACGGACACGACGCAGCTCGCCCGAGCGCGTCAGACGAGAGAGGGCCTTTGCTACCGCCTCCGGCGATCCAGCGAAATCGTCTGGCCGCCAGAACCGGTTGCGAGATCGGAGAACCTTCTCTCGGACATCAGCAGCGACGCTACTCGTACTCATGGTGGACATCATAGCACTTTGTCGGTAACGCGTTACGCGAAGTTGACGTTTCTACGTCAAGCAGGAGCGTCACCCGCTAGCGTCGTCGCCGGCATGGTGAAGAACGATCGGCGAACGATCTTCGGCTGGGCGATGTACGACTGGGCCAACTCGGCGTACAGCACCACCACCCTCGCCGTGCTCTTTCCGGCGCTGTTGGTCGATGAGATCGTGCCCGAGGAGGGCTACCGGCTCTTCGGACTGCTCGTCGACGGCGAGCAGCTGGGTGCGCTGCTCATCGGCTTCGGCGCGCTCGTCGTGTTCCTGGTCAGCCCCATCCTCGGCGCCATCGCCGACTTCTCGGCGACCAAGAAGCGCTTCCTCCAGGTCTTCGCCTACACCGGCGCCACGTTCGCCATCCTGATGTACTTCATCGATCAGGGCGACGTCGCCCTGGCGATCGTCCTCTTCCTGCTCGCCCAGAGCGGCTTCGTGGCCAGCATCGTCTTCTACGACGGGTACCTGCCCGACATCTCCACCCCCGACACCATCGACCGGGTGTCGTCGAGGGGCTTCGCCCTCGGCTACGCCGGCGGCGGACTCAACTTCCTCCTCGTCCTCATCCTGTTGCTCATGCACGAGACCTTCGGTCTCACCGAGGTCGAGGCGGCCCGCATCGGCATGGCGTTCGCCGGGCTGTGGTGGATGGGTTTTTCGGTGTTCGCCTTCAGCCGACTGGAGGAGACCGGTGTCAAGCAACCGTTGCCCGCCAGTTACGCCCGCACCTGGAAGCCCGCCGCCTACACCGCGGTGGGGTTCCGGCGGACCATCGAGACCACCAAGCGCCTGCGGAAGTTCAAGGACCTGCTCAAGTACGTCCTCGCCTTCATCCTCTACAACGACGGGGTCCAGACGGTGATCGCCATCGCCCCGTTCTATGCCAAGGAGACGCTCGACCTGTCCACGACGACACTCGCCCTGGGCATCCTGCTCGTCCAGATCGTCGCCGTCGGCGGGGCGTTCACGTTCGGGCGGATCGCCGGTCGGATCGGCACCAAGACCGCCATCCTGATCTCGATCGGGCTGTGGTCGACGATCCTCACCTGGGCCTACTTCGTGCCTGCTGGGCAGGCGGTGCCGTTCTACGCCCTGGCCGCCCTGATCGGTTTGGTCCTCGGTGGCACCCAGGCCCTGAGTCGGAGCCTCTATGGATCGATGATCCCCGAGGAGGCGTCGGCCGAGTTCTTCGGGTTCTTCTCGGTGTTCGAGAAGTTCTCGGCCATCATCGGACCGTTCATCTTCTTCGCGGTGAACACGATCACCGGCTCGTCCCGCGGCGCCGTGCTGTCGCTCATCGCCTTCTTCGTGATCGGCGGAGTCATCCTGAGCCGGGTCGACGTGGAGAAGGCGCGCGCCTCGAGGCTCGTTTGGAGCTTCGACGGGGCGGAAGTGAGGTAACGCTTAACGCTCAACGCTTAACGCAAGAAGCGTCCGGCGTTGAGCGTTGAGCGTTGGCGTCCTACGCGTCAACCTCAAACACTGTCCAAGAAGCCTCGTAACGCCTCGGTCGTCTCTTGCGGCTTTTCGATGCTGGGCAGGTGGCTCGCACCATCGATCACCACCGCGGTGGCGTTGGGGATGGTGTCGGTCATGAGGGCCTGGTCCTCGGCCGACATGAGGCGGTCGTCGGCCCCGCTCATCACCAGCGTGGGCACCGAGATCGTGCTCAGCATCCCGGTTCGGTCGCTTCGGTCCCGCATGCCGCGCAGGGAGGCCACGATCGTCTCGTACGGCGTGGCCTCGACCATGGTCCGCAGGCGGGCGGCGGCATCAGGAGATGGTGGTTCGGTGAGCAGCGCCCCCACGAGATTCGAAGCCAGGATGGCCCGGCCGTCGGTGAGGAGCCCGGCGATGCCAGCGTCCCGTTTGGCTCGCGCCGCTTCGCCGTCCGCGCCGGCGCGAGTGTCCATGAGCACCATCGACCGAAACACCTGGGGGGCGAGCTCCCACAGGGCGAGGGCCACGTAGCCGCCCATCGAGAGCCCCACCACATTCACCCGTTCGACCTCGAGGTGATCGACGAGCGCTACGAGGTCCCCGGCGAACCGCCGCATCGGAATCGTCGTCTCGGTGGTGCGGTCGGACATGCCGTAGCCGCGGAGATCGGGGGCGATGCAACGA is a window from the Acidimicrobiia bacterium genome containing:
- a CDS encoding ATP-binding protein — translated: MNVGRVLGNQHANTREFRVAIADGEYLQLDDLVVTRTDVPGAGTVDTYGVVTEVEAIFEGATYESDTFRIAEEGSMPAAKVRSAQIAVIRVDPELWVSPDPGGAVARATGEAREKALYADEMGRPLPVGLGRDGLPVYVDVDFFDGRKGGHMSISGISGVATKTSFALFFLRMLTGRRDIVGDAGKNLRVLVFNVKGEDLLWLDKGNKDFSADAARAWGVLGVTPEPFPSVSLWAPPKPRSGDVMVADIAGRQDVSVFAWTPREFVNEGLLRFVFTDASDTRNQISFVAERVEAQLRRFAVDVAGQPGAIVLRDPSEGHGHGAMVNPHKGERVITDLDSLFLALEEFLDPPDGEPDPRWTGRVQGGTVSAFMRRMQAAVIRLGHLIQAGDSRRIDRSQSQVTVVGIQSLHDLGQRFVVGALLAETFGEKERSGQRFPLSVVVLDELNKYAPREGSSPIKDMLIDIAQRGRSLGVLLVGAQQTASRVAPEVLENAAVRVTGRLDAAEAERSEYGWMLPSTRARARLLKPGTMVVSQPAIPVPLVVDFPFPPWATRKEEVDDSGDDPFVGLA
- a CDS encoding class I SAM-dependent methyltransferase, producing MPDTSLPPEFIAELRELERHYLAAEDPIVGSGFHGGPERWEAERRPILDAVDRDADLLDVGCANGYLLECLVAWAAEDGYAIVPHGVDIGEELVARARKRLPAFADNLHVGNAWDWEPPRRYDVVYTIWDCVPADYLEAFVRRLLDQFVAPGGRFVLGAYGSRSRNERPFDVASFLKDIGLEVVDHRLVGAPTAAFSWVDA
- a CDS encoding exonuclease SbcCD subunit D; the protein is MRLLHTSDWHVGKRLDRHDRMEEHREVIDEVIAIAERESVDAVVHSGDLFDRAVPPVDALRLGLDGLVRLAAGGTRPVVVVAGNHDSPQLFDTLDPFLRPFGVRLIGSIRGPRDGGIVALPIGDARLLVACFPFLRAAQVVDFMAKVDEWYGTYADRVRKITEAYAKALAEETSDADATVLAGHYMVGGVKVRTGVPRGERDLHIGEAYAATEAAVPSAVDYVALGHIHAPQPVPGSIVPAEYAGSLLQLDFGEAGEEKRVVVVDLEPGVPASVRSVPITGGRRLVTASGTWEELIARDDLDGVLLDLIVRTDGPEPGLLDQVRERFPDVVKVRPEYDRPTVEGTVAAGVSLDELYAAYHLETHAAEPSDPLMALFREIAEEVADAAD
- a CDS encoding CaiB/BaiF CoA-transferase family protein translates to MTGPLDGVSVVEFASIGPGPFASMMLADMGARVVRIERPEACGGPAPRDPLLRGRSASIGLDLKHPDAVEVALRLVERSDVLVEGLRPGVMERLGLGPDACLGRNPRLVYGRMTGWGQDGPRSGEAGHDIGYAALGGALGTIGPADRPPPPPLNLLADFGGGAMMLVSGILAALVARGSSGKGDVVDAAMVEGAALLTAMIHGMRAEGLWSDERDDNLLDGGAPFYRCYATADGRHVAVGALEPQFYRQLLSGLGLDEDDLPDQYDRSGWPTLRECFEVVFSTRTRDEWTATFAGTDACVVPVLALGEVATDPHLAARGTFVDLGGIVQPGPAPRFGGSVPTIPVPGRPPGADGAVVLADLGYSEGDIAHLRSVGAVA
- a CDS encoding nucleotidyl transferase AbiEii/AbiGii toxin family protein, translating into MTDSPHFRDLPEFGPTIDAAAERIGISATAVEKDYWVSEVLSVLESEFAGDFILKGGTSLSKGYGLIQRFSEDIDILVLPGDRGRGATDKLMKAMSADAAEGIGGTATSVGSAETGRHRSYEIDYPALREATDLIQTSVLLEMGTRGGSEPSGRVMCSSLLGSELAQAGTDLAEFPDLEPFELVVLHPGRTLLEKLAGIHAEAMHIGSNPGLAANRRVGRHFYDIHELLADARVLDFLADRNQVEQIMDEVAEITAAHFAKTGQPFEVRPEDGFAQSLAFALDSDVSQRLRAAYEETMPQLYFGTDSLPSWEAIVGRVVQQGELL
- a CDS encoding SMC family ATPase, whose translation is MRPTELTLSGFRSYAEPVMFDFTDRTLLGIVGPIGSGKSSILDAIAFALYGKTPRIGSGTKSLINQRRDALQVSLTFEVDGTTWRTVRALRRSGASAHTLYRLEDGEAREVADKEREVTAEVERILGLDFDAFRRSVLLAQNQFAQFLEATPTERNAVLKGVFGFDRLDAMRDATKRRLDAVSVDLKVLQERRASAETDRTALPEKQRALDEATSRAETVREMRTRVGEVDERLRDTEAAAAAAAKDVTFLDELSASIPSREDADRVLSALAESETAVAAAEEALAAATQTATEARTAHGAALGAAGGREALDAASDLVSRVEASRAAVERDQSRVPPLEAAVAAAAEAVAEAEAALTAAAAEVEVAASASAAAALEEERARQALHDAHGRSRAYALRSDLSVGEPCPVCEQVVRSVPSLETPPELSEAEAALGRIVTEGADARGRESAAKAAVARAEAALEAATGRHRDAESTLTAATDGVARLEAEVALLVEETAKLLGDGDPQVRLSELREAVVAAEVAAGTAGESEQAARAAVDTAKVDRDATRTGVQALRSGLDRLVARLDLDIDVGADASSFAAALDGIRRTWLKRRGAAGESHDQLGQVLEAARLERTGLLESAGLAAGDDLVEVMTEADRSVTALATEVELIERRLAELDRLDEGEVGLVEQASLLERLMTDLRPAAFLDYVLGERRQVLAGLAGDHLETLSGRRYRFSDDGEFDILDLSAAEGRRRPDSLSGGESFLASLALALALAEMVGRQGGRLDAFFLDEGFGSLDAEHIDLAMDGIERLVTGGTGRLVVLVSHVEGMRDRLEDLIVLSRHPITDHTVVESGATR